TCTTTCTCGGCGTACTTCTCCAAAGCTTCTAGTGAATAACGTTCGCCACTCAGAGCAGTATTCAAACCTTTGACAATATCACCTTTGGTTGAACCACCCCAAGCATCAGCTAGTTTCCACCATTCTGCATTTGTATCGTTCTCATTTGGCAGTGCTACATCTTTACCACCGTAACCTAAGCGGCTGAGAATTGCTGTGGTAAAAATTGCTAAGTCTCCAGGTTCACGAGAGGTAATTAAGTTACCATCAACGACCAATGGCTGGTCTTGGAAATTTGCACCCGCATTAATGATGTCTTTGCGAATGGCACTAAAGCCAGTGGCTTGTTTTCCTTCAAGCAAATCAGCTTCAATTAAAAGTTGTGGGCCGTGACACACCGCAGCTATCAATTTTCCTTCTTGGGCTGCATCTTGCACAAAGCTCACTGTACTGGGGTTACGGCGCATTTTGTCAGGAGCCATACCACCAGGAATCACCACGGCATCGAATTCTGATGCTATTGCTTCGGTTGTCGTGGCATCGGCTTGCACAGTCAGTTTACCACGCTTACCTTTATATTTTTCATTCATGCGGGCACCGAGGACAACTACCTCTATACCTGCTTGTTTTAGCCCATTACAAGGAATGATAAACTCTACATCTTCTACATCATTTTCAATGAGAATGGCGACTTTTTTCTTACCGGAATGATTGTTGTAATTTGTCATAGATTCTACCTCATTTGGGAAAATTAACTAACTAAATTATTTCTGGTTTGATGATGATTGTGATTTATTGACTACGCAGGTACTTCGCTTGTTGGTGATGTAGGAAATAGTTCCTCATAATTGTGGGGAAAAAGAGCTTGAAAAGACGCGAATATTTCCGGATTTAAGGCGTTTTGTAATACTGCAAACACGGCTCGAACATGAATGGCAGTGGTTGTTGGCTCTATATTTTCTTTTTGACTTGTGCGTGCAATAAATTCTTGCAAATTGAAGGATTCACCACTATCTCCTTCTCGTCCTTGCAAATATTCACCTAGTTGCTGGGGTAATTTTTCTGCTAATACCTTTGCTTCATCGCCAGGAATACGTTCTTTTATAGTCTCTAGCGTGGCACGAGTAGCGCGTTGTGCTTCTTCACGAGAATTGGATTGAGCAAGGCTTTGTACATGAGTGATAAATTCGTCGTATTCCACTTTATACCTCCGCTGAGGAAAATGAATACCTGCTGCTGATTGTGCAGATATTTAATAGCAAAAATAAAAATCAAATTAGCGGCGTTATCATGATTGATTATCAGAAAAAAGCTATGAGTCAGAAGTTAGCAATTGGTACTGTTGTGGGTTGAGAACTTCCAACTCATAACTCATAAAGTTAACTACATGTGGCTTGACCGTGAATTTACACTTATTAGAATAGGCTGTAATAGCGATGCCAGCTTCGTTCCCAAGGGATAGATTGTTTTATTTCTAAAGTCGTACATCCACAGCGATACAACTTTTTGCTTGGAAAACGTTATTGTAAGGATGCACAAAAGACTAAAATATTATGGTAGAAAAAAATAATAATCACGAAACTGAATCTAAGGATTTACCACAGGAAATCACCGAATCTTACGGTACTGGTGTGAAAGACTTACCAGGGTACAATATCGGTGGGCGGACGATGCGCGATCGCCAACGTCAGTATACCCATACCAGTCCTGAAATCACTGGCGGTGATATTGATGCTAATTGGGAAGAAGAGGATACAGTAGGTGATGAAGCTGTTGGTGGTACTGCTCCTACTCCAGATCAAGATATAGTCGAGGATCTAGCAGTAGCGGTTGGAGTGGAAATAGATGATGATGAGCCTCTGCACACCAACGATATGTTAGAGGAACGTGACGATGCACGCTGGGAGTTAGATCCAAGGTCTGCTGATGATTTTGAAGAACGGAAATAGATTACTCCTTTTCTACCTCAAGATTACCATTTAGACAGCAGGGGAGCAGGGGAGCAGAGGAGCAGGGGAGAAAAATTACAACGGTAATCTTACAACAGGAAGGGATTGAACTGTTGTTGGCTGATGATTGATGACTGATGATTGGTATTATTGCTGAAATTGGTAAACAAAACTTCACACTGGTTCATCAGCCTGCTTTTGTTGGAACTGAGTTAATAACCAAGCTGCAATTTCAGACTGATTGATTTCACGGCTACGGCGTAAGGCTTCTTCTAAGATGGCGATCGCTAGTTTAGGCAATACTTGAGATTCTTGAATGCGTTTACTACCTTGGTCTGCCATAGCATAGGCGATGATTTGAGCATTTTGGACATCTACTACCCAGTATTCTACAACGCCTAAATCTTCGTAGAGCGATCGCTTTGTACCCAGATCATCAAGTAAAGAGGTTTTAGCAATCTCAATCACTAAATCCGGTGCAGGATAGCGATCATGATTGACTATTCCTGTACCTGTTGCGATAGTTTGGGCGCGTTCTTTGAGATAATACGCCACATCTGGTTGACAATCTTGAACTTGAGTTTTGCGGAAGGTGGTTCTGTCTAAACCTGTGGCTGGAATTCCTTGAAGTGTAGCAAATAGAGTTACTGCAAAAATAATTAGAACATGGTCTTTCCCATGATCAAAACTAACTGGTGCCATTTCCAGCCGCATGTGTCCCTTGTAGTAGTAACTCTTGGCTTTCTCGTTGAGCAAGTTAGCGATCGCTTGTACGTACTCATCCCAAGAAGCATGAATCCATGTATCTGTCGGTAACTGGGTTTGAGTTTCACTCATTGCCTAACCCTTCCGCTAATCAGCTACATCTGTTTATATCTCAAATTTTTAGCTTTAAGCTCAATTGATTGACTTTGGAAGTCAAATGTTTGTGTTCTGAAGGGGACGTTTGGGCTTTTGAAGTCGAAGTTTCGAGTTAAGAGGGTGAAATATCGGGTGCAAAGAGTGAAACTTGGAGTTTAGAAGAGGAAGTTTCAGGTTTTTTGCTTGGATGTTGTAGATTTGAAGTTGAATCTTCGAGTTATGAGGTTGAATGGTGGGGTTTGGAAGGCGATCGTTTAACCTAATTTCCATTTGTAAGAATAATTAGCGTAAAAGTGCAATTGTCATTGTAAAAATTTTAACAATTTGCTTTGCAAAGCTTTACTAATAGCCTCTTTTGTATAATTTAATTACTCTGTTATAGAGTATACTCACAAGTACATTAATACTTATTGAGTATACTTTTGTTATAAACTGCTAACTTATGAATATCGATAAAGCAAAAGAAAAATTTGATCAAATATACACGGAGATAACGCGAGACGCAGTGCCACTCGAAACTGAGCAAGATGCGCGTTTTCAAGTGATTGACCGTATACTTGTAGAGGTCTTGGGATGGGATAGAGCAGGAATTAGAACAGAACCTCATACAGATTCTGGCTATGTTGACTATCTTTTGACTGCTGGAGGTCGCAACAAACTAGTTGTAGAAGCAAAGCGAACTTCCAAGTTATTAATTGATACTTACCAACCACGTATGGCTTGGTACAAAGTTGGTGGCCCGGCACTTCAATCTGCAACTGATGGCTTGGAACAAGCAAAACGCTATTGCACGGATACTGCTGTTCTGTTTTCTGCATTAACAACTGGTTTGCAGTGGATTGGTTTTTGGGCTGTCAGAACTGATGGAGTGCCTCCTAAAGAAGGTAAAGCAGCTGTATTCCCTAGTCTTGAAGCTATTGAGCAAAATTTTGCGGTCTTCTACGATCTCTTTTCACAAGAAGGGGTGTTAGCGAACTTATATCAAGTGCATGTGCATCAATCAGAAGGCTTACAGGTTAATCATAGCGAAGTACTAGAGTCAGTTATTGAAATTTCTGAGAGACGTTTACTCTCAAAATCTGTACTTCTAAGGGACTTAGAGAATATCTACCGAAGCTTCTTCAGTAGCATGTCAGGTGAAGATGACCCTGATATGCTAGCAAAATGCTTTGTGGAATCTAAAGAAAGCCGTGCAGCAGACGAAAGTCTTGAAAAAATAACACGAAATTTGCTTAACCAAGTTGACATCGTTAATTCAGACAAGGGAACTGAACTGGAGAATCAAATTCGTGCATCTGTAGAGTCCCAAAGGGGAGAATTTGTTTTAGTAATAGGTAATAAAGGAGCAGGAAAGTCTACTTTCATTGATCGTTTTTTCCGCTTAGTTTTAGACAAGCAGTTACGTGCAAATTGTTTAGTCCTGCGGGTTGATCTTGCTAACTCAGATGGTAATCAAGCTACTATTGCTAGTTGGCTAACCGATAAATTAAAGATTGAGCTAGAGAAAAATCTATTTAATGATGGATGTCCTTCATACGATGAACTTCAGGGAGTTTTTTTTCAAGACTATAAACGATGGATGAATGGTGAGTACAAGTATTTATATGAGGAAGACAAAATAAAATTTAAGCAGAAATTTGGAGAATGGATGGCTGATATTGGATTGAAACAACCTCAGAAATATGTGAGTAGATTAATTAAAAATGCTGTTGATGCAAGAAGGCTGATGCCATGTATAGTATTCGACAATACAGATCATTTTCCACAAAGTTTTCAAGAGTCTGTCTTTCAGTATGCACAATCTATATATAGAGAAAGTTTTTCATTTATTATATGCCCGATAACCGATAGGACAATTTGGCAACTTTCTAAGTCCGGGCCATTACAGTCTTACGAACATCGAGATTTCTATCTACCAGTACCATCAACTAAAGAAGTTCTTGCGAAACGTGTTGATTTTATTAAAGAAAAAGCTAAAGAAGATACAGAAGTAAATGGAAATTATTTCACAAATAAAGGAATTCGGTTGTCAATTCCTGATATAACTGCTTTTGCTTTGTCTGTAGAAGATATATTTATTCATGAAGATTATATCGGTCGTATAGTTGGATGGTTATCTAACTTTGATATTAGAAGAAGCCTACAAATTGCTCAGAGAGTGATCACATCTCCCATGATAAATATTACTGATTTAGTTAAAGCTTATGCTGTTGGTGAGGCATTTCGTCCACAGCGTAGAAATATTAAAAAAGCACTATTTTTTGGAGATTATAATCATTTTTATCAACAAGATAGTAATTTTATTCTAAATGTTTTTGAAGTTAACTCTAATACTATTACAAGTCCACTCATCAGGCTATCAATACTTCGTCTCCTCATCGATGTATATTCCGAACATACAGATTCAGATAGAATTTATCTTGTTGTTGAAGATATTTTAAATTATTTTGAACCTGCTACCATAAGACGCACTATAGTTAAGGATCATCTTAAAGCTCTTCTCAATTACCGTCTCATTGAACCCTATGATCCTACTGACATTAATATTTACGAATCACAACGGCTCAAAATAACTCACTGTGGACGTATTCATTATGAATTTGTTGTTGATGATAAAGAAGGGGTTTACATGAGTGAGATGGCTTTAATGACTCCTATTAGTAGCCAAGAATATATTATAAAAACCAGGAACCTTATACAAAGTGGAAAATTAAGCTTTCAGGATTGGCGTACAATTACAAATTGGTTTGTTGAGTATTGCCTTGAACAGGATAAAATCTATATTTCGCTTCCGCAATCTAATCTTTACCAAAGTCAAAGAATTTTAAGAGATACAATTCGTAATACTTGGTTACAGAGTTAAATTTACTTATTAAATAGGTCTTCAGAAGGCTAACCGTCAACCTCTGAACTTCAACTGTGAAGTTAAAAACTCAAAACTTTGGTTTAAAAACTTCAGTATTTGACCTCTGAACTCAAAAAATAAAGCTCAGAACACGGAACGTCGAGCTTTTAACTTCAACATCCAAGTTCTGAGCATCAACTTTGCACCTCAAAAGTGCAATTACCGAGTTATTTACTAAAACGGGACTTCTTGAGACTTGA
Above is a window of Nostoc sp. UHCC 0702 DNA encoding:
- a CDS encoding DUF2267 domain-containing protein; its protein translation is MEYDEFITHVQSLAQSNSREEAQRATRATLETIKERIPGDEAKVLAEKLPQQLGEYLQGREGDSGESFNLQEFIARTSQKENIEPTTTAIHVRAVFAVLQNALNPEIFASFQALFPHNYEELFPTSPTSEVPA
- a CDS encoding Uma2 family endonuclease; protein product: MSETQTQLPTDTWIHASWDEYVQAIANLLNEKAKSYYYKGHMRLEMAPVSFDHGKDHVLIIFAVTLFATLQGIPATGLDRTTFRKTQVQDCQPDVAYYLKERAQTIATGTGIVNHDRYPAPDLVIEIAKTSLLDDLGTKRSLYEDLGVVEYWVVDVQNAQIIAYAMADQGSKRIQESQVLPKLAIAILEEALRRSREINQSEIAAWLLTQFQQKQADEPV
- a CDS encoding AAA family ATPase — encoded protein: MNIDKAKEKFDQIYTEITRDAVPLETEQDARFQVIDRILVEVLGWDRAGIRTEPHTDSGYVDYLLTAGGRNKLVVEAKRTSKLLIDTYQPRMAWYKVGGPALQSATDGLEQAKRYCTDTAVLFSALTTGLQWIGFWAVRTDGVPPKEGKAAVFPSLEAIEQNFAVFYDLFSQEGVLANLYQVHVHQSEGLQVNHSEVLESVIEISERRLLSKSVLLRDLENIYRSFFSSMSGEDDPDMLAKCFVESKESRAADESLEKITRNLLNQVDIVNSDKGTELENQIRASVESQRGEFVLVIGNKGAGKSTFIDRFFRLVLDKQLRANCLVLRVDLANSDGNQATIASWLTDKLKIELEKNLFNDGCPSYDELQGVFFQDYKRWMNGEYKYLYEEDKIKFKQKFGEWMADIGLKQPQKYVSRLIKNAVDARRLMPCIVFDNTDHFPQSFQESVFQYAQSIYRESFSFIICPITDRTIWQLSKSGPLQSYEHRDFYLPVPSTKEVLAKRVDFIKEKAKEDTEVNGNYFTNKGIRLSIPDITAFALSVEDIFIHEDYIGRIVGWLSNFDIRRSLQIAQRVITSPMINITDLVKAYAVGEAFRPQRRNIKKALFFGDYNHFYQQDSNFILNVFEVNSNTITSPLIRLSILRLLIDVYSEHTDSDRIYLVVEDILNYFEPATIRRTIVKDHLKALLNYRLIEPYDPTDINIYESQRLKITHCGRIHYEFVVDDKEGVYMSEMALMTPISSQEYIIKTRNLIQSGKLSFQDWRTITNWFVEYCLEQDKIYISLPQSNLYQSQRILRDTIRNTWLQS
- a CDS encoding DJ-1/PfpI/YhbO family deglycase/protease; this encodes MTNYNNHSGKKKVAILIENDVEDVEFIIPCNGLKQAGIEVVVLGARMNEKYKGKRGKLTVQADATTTEAIASEFDAVVIPGGMAPDKMRRNPSTVSFVQDAAQEGKLIAAVCHGPQLLIEADLLEGKQATGFSAIRKDIINAGANFQDQPLVVDGNLITSREPGDLAIFTTAILSRLGYGGKDVALPNENDTNAEWWKLADAWGGSTKGDIVKGLNTALSGERYSLEALEKYAEKESNTEARSLFQEIITNKQGHIQKLENYLQQLGEKPSLVANIASQYAKVKTALTGSDDIFQVRSALGDVQTGIGDIGNLCAMYTDPVATSIFKEIYRDLLRSEQRLAQVYRAFPGAGVQPPKPTTGAAAPSI